The window TTCATTAGTAATGCTTCTCGAGTTACTGAGAAACGTTTAGGGAGCAGCACTTCCCAAAAATCCTCATTCTCAAACTGGGAGAAAAAGGATAGGCTGCTGGGAATGGTAGCAATGCCCATGTGCATCGCCACAACTAGCCTGTGACCTTAATGACCCCCAGTCATTAAATCAGCTTGCGCACTCACTTTGTCTCCATCCCTGAAGTCTCTGAGTGCTTCACAGTGACTCACGAACTTTCCTTCTTTGGCTTATTCAGCTGTTTTAAGGGAAATTGCATAATGCTGGGGTTTTCCACCCTGGAtcacaacaaaaacaacagaaagtctatcaatttttcctctgaaatataAAATGCCATTGGCTCAATCAAAAGGGAGGAGCAAAGCATTTCTCCCTAACTGCAGGTTTTTTAAGCTGTTTCCACAAATACTGTATAAattcaaaaaaaattattatgtttGAAAGGGTTGCCTTGAAATGCATAAAGTGAAATTTTCTATCAGGAAGGTACTGCAGTGGGAAAATTGAATCATTCCTCCACATTGGGTTTATTTCCCAGCTTCAGAATAAAATTAGGTAAATAGTTGACAGTTTTACAAAAGGCGGCACAgtgccctgctctgccagcatgaCCCAGGACTTGAAATAAAATGACATATCCAAATTCCAGACTTGGAAACACCATCTCCCATGCTCACCTCCACTGGCCTTTCAATGACTCCCATgaccagcagctcagcaccagggCTCGGTTAATAACTAAGCCCCTGGGAACCAGAAACCAGGCTTGCTTTTGCACTGGATTTGGGAAAATAGACATGTTTTGGGTAAACCCAGCCACGCCAGCTTCCCGCTTGCCAGCCCAGGGAGCAGTAGGCATGAGAACATGGCACAGGTTTTGGTGAGGCTGAGCCAGCGTGTGTGGAAGCCCAGCCCGCTGCCGCTTGCATCTTGACTGTTGTTGCCCAATGCAAACACATGACACAACCCAGTTCTTGGCTCGCGGAGCCAGACTTGAAGGAACAAACTTATCTTGTCACATTCCGCATCCAAGCACTGGCGTGGGGCCACCCCTTGCAGTGCaagatgtgtttttccttttccatggCACCAGCCCCAGGACATAAACCTGAAGAAGAGACGACGTATGACAGGAGTCTGCTGGTTGCGGTGACGTCACCTCCTTGGGGAACTTGTTTCTCTACAAATCCCAATCCAGACTGGAGCTGAGTTCTCCCCTGATCACGCCGAGGGAATCCGCCCACAGGATCAACAAGAGGTGGAGGGTGGGAAAACATATAAAGCTCCCTGGGAGCAGCTCTCCTTTACTGCCCTGGCTGCACGGATCTGCTCTCAGCATGAAGACACTTCTGGTTGGGCTCCTGCTTGGCCTGGCATTCGTGGAGTTTGGTAAGACCACTGCATTCCTgacaccccagggaccccctgggaaatgcctgggaggggaggggaaaggcatCAATAGAGAAAGATCTGGTAATCTCCAGGTAGGGGAAATAACACCCTTATGTATTTAAGAAGGTCAGTGGAGAGGGTGAATGGGGAAAGGGGATATGCATGCCTGGCAGGGAGAGATGTGACGCTTGACAGAGAGCAATGCACATCATTCAGGTGCATCGGTGGTTGACTGTCACCCAACTCTGCTCATACCGTACCCTGGGATGGAGGGGACCAACACGTTGCTTTATAAGACTAAGGTGTGAATGACAGTCACATGGCACAGGGCAGTACAAGCTCTTAAGCTGCCAACTTGTCCCctcagggatgggatggggtatGTTCATCCTGAGCTCCTGCCATCCCTAAAACCTCCCAGGTGGCTGCTGGAAGCTCTGAAAACCAGAGGGTGAGCATTCAATACAGATATGGGCAAGGATATGAGAAATAACTCCAAGGATTTTGGAAAGGTTCATTAAACCGCCAGCGCTAGGGTTTTCATTAATTTCTAGAGATTAGGATATAGGTGGAGATAGGCAATTCTTCTGGGTTTGTTTAGGTTTGGTCTCTGATGGGGATGGGTCTTGGGCAAGCTGGTAGCAGGGTCTGGTCATTGCTGTGTTCTTACTCCATCTATTTGTGACCCACTGCAAATACATCCTTGGCCTGGAACAGAGTCATCCTTGGGGTGACACCAACCCAGTGGGTTTTAACCTACAGCCCATGGGCCTCAGAGATCCTCACACGGCTTTCATGGGACTCTGAAAGATCTCAGAGGAAAGGCAGCCTGGGCAGAAGTTGAACACCTCTGTCTGGAGGCATGGCTACATGGAGATCATTCAAAGGGTTGCAAATGCAAGAAGATTGAAAGGCATACACCTTGCAATTCTTCATGCAAGGAAGTGTTTTGGGTCTCTTCTtcaggctgctttgctttttttaatcccccTACCCTCATTACTCTTTCTACCTGTCTCTAAAGCAAACCCAACTGCTGGCTGAAGGACATGGTCTGGGTCAAACCCACCACAGGACTGAACCAGGACAGGGGCAGTTACTTCTATACAGCTACTGcaattttttacatttcagtacctgttgtttttctttgtctttctttctttcaagaagTTTCACAGgagtttcttttcctccttctgggTCTAGGCCTGTCCTGGATTTAACGGGTTTGCTGAGGAACTGACAGAGCAGATTTCTACCCAAAGGTCTCAGAGTGCTTTATGGAAACAGAGAGACATCACCACTGTTTGCTTTATAACTGAGAAGGAGGCAGAAATGGAATTTCTGGGATGATCCAGTGGGAGGCAACTGGTCTAGGCACAGCTCTTGCAGCTGATGAATATGTCTGTGACCATTCGTCTTCCAGGCATTTGATATCAAGGGGTAGAAGGTACTGTTGGACAGTGATGAATGGTGAATTATTGACCTCAGATCAGGACACAGCACTCTCCTTTATGTTCagttcttctcttctgttctggTCCTTATGGTTTTGGGCTTTCCTCTTCCACTGCAACCTTCCTACAAAATTAATGTCCTCTGAGTGCCCCACCCAGAGTCAGTGAAAGATAAGGGGGCTGAGGATTTTCTTCCTTAAACCTGCTTTTAACTGGAAGTAACTCCCTCAGAGCCCATGGCACTGCCCTGCTCACCCATGAAAATGGTAAGGTTTGGAAACCAGCTCAACCCAAAGGTTGCAGATCAGTTTCTCGGATGCTTTAAGCTAGCACTGCTCCAGCCAGCCATCCATTAGCCAGTCCTACTAACTCACAAACATCCCTATGCTTGTCAGGTTGACAATGTTGTGTGTTCTCTCTCAGTGGGCACTACatgttaaaatataaaacaaCCTCTCATGGGTCATTTGGAAAGGTTCTACCAAGGTCCTCAGCTCAGGTAAACAGGGACGGCTCCAGCGCACCTATTTACAAAGGATATGGCCATGAGAACACCAGCACCGCTCACATTAAAAAGTCCTTCCTACCCCtgcaaaaaggacaaagaaagttTTTGCATCGTGTAGGTTCTATTGCACAGCTGAATTTTCCAAAGGAGGTGCTGAAAGAAGTAGATGCCCTGAAAATTCTTTCTAGAGTCAGATGTTCAAACAGCTGCCTTCAAAAATGTTTATCCTTATCACAAAGTCCCAGAGGTTTCTCTCTTAACAACAGATGCTGCAGAACTAGAACAAGAAAACATCGTCTCTCTTCAATTTTGCCAATAGATGGCAGTGGACACATTTGGGTGGTTCTTCAGCTGCCGTGTTGCTAGAAGGCAGGTAGGATAGAAAATATCAAACCAGGCTGGTTTCTGTCATCAAGCCACAGCAGCACGACTCCAAAAAATATGCACACTTGGTATCTGCCGACTGCGGACGGACGGGTCTCACCGAGAATTTTGAGCAACTGCTGTGATCAATGCTTGCATATATAAAGATGTCCCTCTTTTGGCAGGCAGCCAGCAAGAGCTCTATAGCATCATctcctttaaaaagcagcagtagcccctgatgaaagtattttttagGCCACATCGAGCCCTTAGGATCTCTGATACAGCTCTGAAAtttaaattctgctctcagttacaaAGTTCTGCAGAAATCCCTCTAAACAAGCACAAAGAAGCTGTCACTGTGGGTGGAGGGATGGGGGATGCCAGTCTTTCAGTGCTGGAGAATGCTGCTCTCAACAGAAGGAGCTGTTTTGCTCTGTGTTACAGCATTTCTTAGAGAGGATGCAAAGATCCTATCACAGCTGCTCAAGCAGTAGATCCTTCTAGATCCCTGCTCTTTTTGGGCTGCTGAGCCCCCAAGGTAGTGATCACGCTCAACTCCCACAACACCAGCCTTGTCCTTTGGTGCTGGGATTTGGTCTTTCCCCCCTGCCATATCCAAGCTTTGCCTTTGCCTCCAGATGTGCTTAGTTTCTGGGACCACTGCATCTTGGTCTGGGGGGGGGATGAAGCACTGACCATCACGTAGTCCCCACCCCAGATCAGAGAACCTGCAGACTTGCTGTCTGTCTTCACTGCTGCGACCACCTCAGACCCATTCTGTTCCCCTCTGCAGCCCAGTCCTTACGATGTTACACGTGCAAGGAACCAACGGACATTGCTCAGTGCAGAACAGCCACCCTGTGCCCCCCGAAAGCCACCGTGTGCACCACAACGCTGCACTCCGTAGACTCGGGTAAGTTTAATTTCTTGACTGGAGAGCTCGCAAGGAGAGATCATAGAATTacagaatgggttgggttggaagggaccataaaaatcatctagttccaacccccctgccatgggcaaggacaccttccactagaccaggttgctcaaagccccatccaacctggccttgaacactgccagggatggggcagccacaacctctctgggcaacccgttccagtgcctcaccaccctcacagtaaagaatttcttcctaatacctaatctaaatctaccttcttttggtttaaaaccattacccctcatcctatcactacactgcccaataaagagtccctccccatctttcccgtaggccccctttaggtactggaaggctgctagaaggtctccctggagccttctcttctctaggctgaacaaccccaattctctcagcctgttctcataggaaaggtgctccagccctctgatcatctttgtgggcctcctctggacctgttccaacaggtccatgtctttcttctactgagaaccccagagctggatgcagtgctccaggtggggtctcacgagggcggagcagagaggcagaattacctcccttgacctgctggccatgtttCCCTCTCCGCCTCCCAGTCCCAGCTTGGATTATCCTTTAACTTCTCCGTAAGAATCCAGGTGGAGTTATCCAACTttagagagggaaggagagaaatcATCAGATTCAGAGCCTCGTAGTGAATTATACAGGACTCACTCTGCTTACTCTGTTTTGCCTTTCCTACCCCTATGCCCTTATGGACCCTGAACCTGTAGATGTCTGCAAACATACCGCAGAAACCCAGGGGCTCTCTCCTTGTTTGTAGATGCTTTCACCTAACACCAACTGTCTCACCAATGGCCATGCCAGCATTACACCAGCACTTCTTGGCACGGCCAACTTCTGTGCAGAGCCGTTGCAGGAGCAACTCACCTGAACAAAATAGACAGGGGCTTGTATTCCTTGTCCATGCTACAATAAATTtggaaggagcaggagggagagagggactCAGCAGGGAGAACTGGCAGACCTGTTTCTACAAAGAACAGTCTGGATTACAGGCACCCATTGATTAGAGATGCTCAACACCTTATTTGCCTTTATTTACCTATGAACACTTTACTTTTAATTCCCCTCCATTACACAAAGTCAGTGTTTCTCAACGCCAGCTGTCTGCACCTTCCTTTACCATTTCTTTCTCTTATCCTTCTCCCCCTCTCCAATCTGCCTGTTTCAGGTTATCCCTTTTTCGGCAACATCACCGTCACCAGAAGCTGTGAGGAGGAATGCCTCGCCTCTAACGGGATAGGGGCAACGAGACCCAAGTCATGCTGCTACACCGACCTCTGCACCGATGACACCAGGAGCAGCAATGGggtgggaagcagctctgcagcgcTGGGTCTGATGGCCATGGTTTTTGGCACGCTCCTCCAGTGCGCTCTGTAACATCGCAATTGCCCGTGCTCCAGCCAAAACATCCCCCCCTCCTCTCTGCCAAGCTGTCTCATGAACACTTAGATGCCTTGGGAATAACCTTCGCTGATATGTGGCTTCACCCACCTTCAATGCTGTGAATTCAAGCGGATTCAAGCCAAGAGTTTGGGCACCTGGACCTAAAACCCTCAAATTTCCAGTTTCCAGCTGCTAAGCAGATGTTCCTCACCTTCAGCTGCTTCTGGTCCTCAGGACCCACATCTTCCCTTTTCCTCCGTGGGGAGCAGTAGTGGATGAAgcactgcagctctgcacagcGGGAGGGACCGGGCAGTGCCATGAAGGCTGGCGTTCTGGCATCATCCTCAGCAAGAGCAGGGGCTGTACACACACTGGACATGgacagtgctttttttcccaggtttcCCCAAGCTCCCACACAACCTGTGCCTGTGTGCCTCCAATAAATCCCTAtgcccaacccccccaaaaatcctGCAACACTCCAACAGGAGCTTGgcttattttctttccacttttggTGCCATCTCCTGAGTCAGAGCAGCAGGTGGATATTTGTTCCCGCTTACTACCTGCTCAGCAGAGTGTGGCTTGCAACTGCAGAGAGCTGGCACTTAATTCTGTCTAGAATAAGCTATGGAATGAGTTCAGAAGGGCTCAGCCTTCATGTGTTGGGATGGGATGTATTTCTGTAAAGCTCGAAACATGCCCTGGACTAACAGGCCAGGGCAAGTTAGACCTGCAAAAGCAAATTTGGGAGTTTGGCTAGCCAAAACCCTCAGCAGCCCTTTGCCTGAGCTCGGGTTGCAGTCAGAGCTCCTAAATTTCCCTTCCCAGATGATTTACAGAGCATTTCAAGCAACTTCTTCTGTTACTCTGCCCTCCTCCATCCCTTCACAACAGGgactgcaggaaaggaaaagtaatgaTTATCCCAGATCCTCAACTCTGGGAAATGCCAACGGCTTTACTCACACCGGTTAACAGCACTACTGTGTCCCAGCTGGAGATTTGCTCCATTCTCCCTTGCAGCAGCTGTAAGATTGATTTTGATGCCCTGTCTGCTGTAAAACCAGATGGAGAGGAAGCAGATACAAATGAGCCAGGCATGCCCAGCTCGCAGACCTCTCTGGTTGGGAAGAGCTGTGGAATTTGCCATTTGCTCTGTTCCTATTGCCAGGGCTCGTCCAGGGGAGCAGGAGGCAACCTGCAAGAGCAAGGGCAGAGCGGAGCATGGGTATATCCCATGCACCATCCTTGTGTGTTCATGCCATCCCTGCAACCTCTGTGGCAAAGtctattttttctccatttcttttccattttccactCTGTTTCCATAAGGCATCAGCCAGGAAACCAAAGGAATAAGCAGAGGgcctggtttttttcattgcacGGAGGAAATTGTTTCTCAAGGTCTGTCTCAGTACCATTTGCAAAAAAACTTTGACAAGGCATTGTGTTCCTTGCCAGAGGGCCCTGTGCAAGCCTGGGGCTCAGGAGGATGGTGAGCCCTTTTGTTCTGGAGGTGAAATGCTCTGTGCTTCACTAAAACACTTACAGTTTCCCTGCAACACCCTTGCAATGCTGAGGTCTGTGGAGGGAAAATGCCATTGAGAGTATAATGATTGGGAGTTACTCAAATACCGATATTACACCCACCCTTGCAGACACAGAGCACCAGCTTCTGCTTCCTACTCGTCTGTTCTCTGTTTCCTTGCTTCAAAAACAGTCTGATGTGTCAGGCCAGAAGCAAACCACCATCACTGCCATCCTGAGATCCACTTTTCTCTTCTGGATTCAAGCTCTGGAGTAAAGCATTTTCCCCAGTGGCTTTTCCATGCTGGCTGCAGGGTCCTGTGCTGTGCTAACATGGGCTGAACTTTCCTCCATCTATTGCACACACAGATGGGGCAGGGTCCAGATACAGAGGGACTGGGAGGGTGAGGGTTCCCTTCTGGGTGAGAATCTAGCAAATAAAGTTGGATCTTCCAGTTTTCAGCCTGCAGCATCTTTCTTGTGTGCTCAGCCTTCACCCAGGACAGGAGCGTGGGGCAGCACAGGTTGC is drawn from Harpia harpyja isolate bHarHar1 chromosome 5, bHarHar1 primary haplotype, whole genome shotgun sequence and contains these coding sequences:
- the LOC128142494 gene encoding secreted Ly-6/uPAR-related protein 1-like, whose protein sequence is MKTLLVGLLLGLAFVEFAQSLRCYTCKEPTDIAQCRTATLCPPKATVCTTTLHSVDSGYPFFGNITVTRSCEEECLASNGIGATRPKSCCYTDLCTDDTRSSNGVGSSSAALGLMAMVFGTLLQCAL